In the Paralichthys olivaceus isolate ysfri-2021 chromosome 15, ASM2471397v2, whole genome shotgun sequence genome, one interval contains:
- the LOC109635730 gene encoding phosphatidylinositol-binding clathrin assembly protein-like isoform X1, whose amino-acid sequence MSGQSLTDRIAAAQHSMTGSAISKAVCKATTHEVSGPKKKHLDYLIHCTNEMNVSIPHLADTLLERTASNSWIVVFKALITTHHLMMYGNERLMQYLASRNTLFNLNNFLDKAALQGYNMSTFIRRYSRYLNEKAMSYRLAAVDFTKMKRGAEGVMRTMNTEKLIKTLPVIQNQLDALLDFQPNSNELTNGVINTAFMLLFKDSIRLFAAYNEGVINMLEKYFDMKKNQCKEALEIYKTFLNRMTKLSEFLKVAERVGIDQGDSPDLTQAPSSLLEALEQHLASLEGRKLKDLSAASRSSTLSSAVSSLSSTGISLSHMDDKTEDNRLQQHKEDGHKVIEIQTPNASPSGQSVGSANSSGGATDLFSNSPIVPVNNHVPNLTSELFTLQPNFTHIQTTHTVPNNNNAWGGDLLKPNPPTQIHSPGAPLYSGKMLPNDLDSSLANLVGNLQFGGTPAKKPELQWSQLVEKKPTGGNSWQSKTMCTSTNWTHTTHPMAPAPMPVPQMNGMIYTGYAPAPVAFPMTTPQVPVYGMLPPQMSHQMGGVPMMPPQHVMYNQPVLRPTNPFGPIPGTQMHFM is encoded by the exons ATGTCGGGACAGTCTTTGACGGACCGGATCGCCGCCGCGCAGCACAGCATGACCGGGTCTGCCATCAGCAAAGCCGTCTGCAAGGCCACGACGCACGAAGTCAGCGGACCCAAGAAGAAGCACCTTGACT accTGATCCACTGCACCAATGAGATGAACGTCAGCATCCCCCACCTGGCAGACACACTGCTGGAGCGCACAGCCAGTAACAGCTGGATAGTGGTTTTTAAAGCGCTCATCACCACACACCACCTCATGATGTACGGCAACGAG AGATTGATGCAGTACCTTGCCTCCAGAAACACGCTCTTCAACCTCAACAACTTTCTAGATAAGGCTGCACTACAAG GATATAACATGTCAACTTTCATCAGACGGTACAGCCGCTACCTGAATGAAAAAGCCATGTCTTACAGACTAGCAGCGGTGGACTTCACTAAGATGAAGAGAgg AGCCGAGGGTGTGATGCGCACCATGAACACAGAGAAGCTGATTAAGACTCTGCCTGTCATTCAGAACCAGCTGGATGCACTGCTGGATTTCCAG cCCAACTCCAACGAGCTGACCAACGGAGTCATCAACACAGCTTTCATGTTGCTCTTTAAAGATTCCATACGGTTGTTTGCTGCTTATAACGAAGGGGTCATCAACATGCTGG AGAAATACTttgacatgaagaagaaccagTGCAAAGAAGCTCTGGAGATCTACAAGACCTTCCTCAACAGGATGACCAAACTGTCCGAGTTTCTCAAAGTGGCTGAG CGAGTTGGGATAGATCAGGGCGACAGCCCCGATCTCACACAG GCTCCCAGCTCTCTCCTGGAGGCTCTGGAGCAGCATCTAGCTTCTCTGGAGGGCAGGAAGCTCAAGGACCTGTCCGCGGCCAGCAG ATCCAGCACCTTGTCCAGTGCagtgtcctctctctccagcacTGGGATCTCTCTCAGCCACATGGACGACAAGACAGAGGACAACAGACTGCAGCAACACAAG GAGGACGGTCATAAGGTGATCGAAATTCAGACGCCCAACGCGTCACCCAGCGGCCAGTCAGTGGGAAGTGCCAACAGCAGCGGAGGAGCCACAGATCTCTTCTCCAACTCCCCCATCGTACCCGTCAACAACCA TGTGCCAAATCTGACCAGTGAGCTGTTCACCCTGCAGCCAAACTTCACCCACATCCAgaccacacacactgtgcccAACAATAACAATGCCTGGGGAG GTGACCTGCTGAAGCCAAACCCGCCCACTCAGATACACAGCCCAGGAGCCCCATTGTACTCTGGGAAAATGCTGCCCAATGATTTGGATTCTTCATTAGCCAACCTCGTTGGTA aCCTGCAGTTTGGGGGGACGCCAGCGAAGAA gcCGGAGCTCCAGTGGAGTCAGCTGGTGGAGAAGAAGCCAACAGGAGGAAATAGCTGGCAGTCAAAGACAATGTGCACCAGCACTAACTGGACTCACACCACTCATCCCATGGCACCTGCACCCATGCCCGTCCCTCAGATG AATGGGATGATCTATACTGGCTAT gCTCCCGCACCAGTGGCTTTTCCTATGACGACACCCCAAGTGCCTGTGTATGGAATG CTCCCTCCTCAGATGAGTCATCAGATGGGGGGCGTTCCCATGATGCCCCCACAGCATGTCATGTACAACCAGCCGGTCCTGAGACCTACCAATCCCTTTGGACCCATCCCGGGGACAcag ATGCACTTCATGTAG
- the LOC109635783 gene encoding ras and Rab interactor 3-like: MAQQDEPLYDFPEPTQSAERKFSGHQRGQGSLRSVSVLDRLLLTVPVWLQLSINPANALHILQREPPGTFLVRRSRTSQRNVLCMRLVDDSVPSFVRQFGIREEQSTLSLETSAISFPDLPRLISFYCVSRDVLPFPLELPEAIAKATSHKELESISHMGIEFWSSHLNVRGPREAPKEQKDKKQKPDPATPAPPAAPPQTGSKSTPQPDSDHQTNTVPEPGAATNKSAPNPTLFHEFCPIMTRSPRELDCGYGLGALCFINPLFLQSQSALSRRRMLKRSLKVRISMETSTLLSPPLVSPPPPPLMPKSKGRCKAQKKKQGVGGHQLSKSLSQGGNPSQAITQRDPTAQVTQPLTQTQEGPSEAQTQPPSAAPHSQQEEQEQGETKARFETAEAAQLPTVMEHLEEESDYMQPSPMINVSHPLSLSHYLSASMAPPLFLKLSQSLSPHSQLEEQEQGETKAQFETSEAAQLPTVMEHLEEESDYMQPSPMINFSHPPSLSPYLSASMAPPLFLKLSQSLSPHSSPGMSPSLSPYQSPTISPKAPFSLSPCDSPCASPSLSPYQSPSLSPKVAFPLSPFTSSPLSQRTEEVYHTPTATALRPSQQRSEPDTEEEGSATDGNKEDKDETNEELHEKEEEEGLVLQMNAASLNDTDSCSSFSSLEGAAETPTHSLHDQNSVNL, translated from the exons aTGGCACAGCAAGACGAACCCCTGTATGATTTCCCAGAGCCCACCCAATCGGCAGAGCGGAAGTTCTCGGGGCATCAAAGGGGACAAGGCTCCTTGAGAAGCGTCAGCGTACTGGACCGCCTCCTGCTCACAGTCCCTGTCTGGctccagctgtcaatcaacccTGCTAACGCACTGCACATACTGCAGAGAGAGCCTCCTGGG ACATTCCTGGTGCGGAGGTCTCGCACATCTCAGAGAAACGTGCTGTGCATGCGGTTGGTGGATGACAGTGTGCCGTCCTTCGTTCGGCAGTTTGGCATCAGGGAGGAACAGAGCA CTCTGTCTCTAGAGACTTCGGCCATCAGTTTTCCAGATCTGCCGAGACTGATTTCTTTCTACTGTGTCAGCAG agatgTATTACCTTTCCCTCTGGAGCTTCCTGAAGCCATCGCAAAGGCAACATCACACAAAGAGCTGGAGTCCATCTCGCATATGGGAATAG AGTTTTGGAGTTCACATCTGAACGTCCGCGGGCCGCGGGAGGCTCCCAAGGAGCAGAAGGACAAGAAGCAGAAGCCAGACCCTGCAACCccagcgccacctgctgctcctccgcAGACCGGCTCTAAATCAACTCCCCAGCCAGACTCAGACCACCAGACCAACACAGTACCAGAACCAGGCGCAGCCACCAATAAATCAGCTCCCAACCCCACTCTGTTCCATGAGTTTTGTCCAATCATGACGCGCAGCCCCAGAGAATTGGACTGTGGATACGGCTTGGGTGCTCTCTGCTTCATCAATCCACTTTTCCTGCAGTCTCAGAGCGCTTTGTCTCGACGGCGAATGTTGAAACGCAGCCTCAAAGTTCGAATTTCCATGGAGACATCCACTCTGCTGTCCCCGCCTCTCGTGTCGCCACCTCCACCGCCTCTAATGCCCAAAAGTAAGGGGAGGTGTAaagcacagaaaaagaaacagggtGTCGGAGGCCACCAGCTCAGTAAAAGTCTTTCTCAGGGTGGGAACCCAAGTCAAGCCATCACCCAGAGAGATCCCACAGCTCAGGTCACCCAGcctctgacacaaacacaggagggTCCCTCTGAAGCCCAAACACAGCCTCCGTCTGCAGCTCCTCACAgccagcaggaggagcaggagcagggtgAAACTAAAGCTCGATTTGAGACTGCAGAGGCTGCCCAGCTCCCAACAGTGATGGAGCATCTCGAAGAGGAATCAGACTACATGCAGCCCTCTCCAATGATCAACGTCTCCCatcctctttcactctctcattACCTTTCTGCTTCCATGGCACCTCCTCTTTTCCTGAAACTGTCACagtccctctctcctcacagccagctggaggagcaggagcagggtgAAACTAAAGCTCAATTTGAGACTTCAGAGGCTGCCCAGCTCCCAACAGTGATGGAGCATCTCGAAGAGGAATCAGACTACATGCAGCCCTCTCCAATGATCAACTTCTCCCAtcctccttcactctctccttACCTTTCCGCTTCCATGGCACCTCCTCTTTTCCTGAAACTGTCACagtccctctctcctcacagcTCTCCCGgtatgtctccctctctctccccataTCAATCCCCAACCATTTCTCCCAAggcccccttttctctctctccatgcgACTCCCCCTGTGCCTCACCCTCCCTTTCGCCTTATCAGTCGCCTTCACTTTCTCCTAAGGTCGCCTTCCCCCTGTCTCCCTTCACTTCCTCACCCTTGtctcagaggacagaggaggtgtATCACACACCCACTGCCACCGCTTTAAGACCCAGTCAACAAAGATCAGAGCCAGACACTGAGGAGGAAGGTTCAGCCACCGATGGAAATAAGGAGGACAAAGATGAAACAAATGAGGAATTGcatgaaaaggaggaagaggagggtttGGTTTTACAGATGAATGCTGCTTCTCTTAACGACACGGACAGCTGCAGTTCCTTCAGCAGTCTCGAGGGGGCAGCAGAGACTCCAACTCACTCACTGCATGATCAGAACAGTGTGAACCTCTAG
- the LOC109635730 gene encoding phosphatidylinositol-binding clathrin assembly protein-like isoform X2, with translation MSGQSLTDRIAAAQHSMTGSAISKAVCKATTHEVSGPKKKHLDYLIHCTNEMNVSIPHLADTLLERTASNSWIVVFKALITTHHLMMYGNERLMQYLASRNTLFNLNNFLDKAALQGYNMSTFIRRYSRYLNEKAMSYRLAAVDFTKMKRGAEGVMRTMNTEKLIKTLPVIQNQLDALLDFQPNSNELTNGVINTAFMLLFKDSIRLFAAYNEGVINMLEKYFDMKKNQCKEALEIYKTFLNRMTKLSEFLKVAEAPSSLLEALEQHLASLEGRKLKDLSAASRSSTLSSAVSSLSSTGISLSHMDDKTEDNRLQQHKEDGHKVIEIQTPNASPSGQSVGSANSSGGATDLFSNSPIVPVNNHVPNLTSELFTLQPNFTHIQTTHTVPNNNNAWGGDLLKPNPPTQIHSPGAPLYSGKMLPNDLDSSLANLVGNLQFGGTPAKKPELQWSQLVEKKPTGGNSWQSKTMCTSTNWTHTTHPMAPAPMPVPQMNGMIYTGYAPAPVAFPMTTPQVPVYGMLPPQMSHQMGGVPMMPPQHVMYNQPVLRPTNPFGPIPGTQMHFM, from the exons ATGTCGGGACAGTCTTTGACGGACCGGATCGCCGCCGCGCAGCACAGCATGACCGGGTCTGCCATCAGCAAAGCCGTCTGCAAGGCCACGACGCACGAAGTCAGCGGACCCAAGAAGAAGCACCTTGACT accTGATCCACTGCACCAATGAGATGAACGTCAGCATCCCCCACCTGGCAGACACACTGCTGGAGCGCACAGCCAGTAACAGCTGGATAGTGGTTTTTAAAGCGCTCATCACCACACACCACCTCATGATGTACGGCAACGAG AGATTGATGCAGTACCTTGCCTCCAGAAACACGCTCTTCAACCTCAACAACTTTCTAGATAAGGCTGCACTACAAG GATATAACATGTCAACTTTCATCAGACGGTACAGCCGCTACCTGAATGAAAAAGCCATGTCTTACAGACTAGCAGCGGTGGACTTCACTAAGATGAAGAGAgg AGCCGAGGGTGTGATGCGCACCATGAACACAGAGAAGCTGATTAAGACTCTGCCTGTCATTCAGAACCAGCTGGATGCACTGCTGGATTTCCAG cCCAACTCCAACGAGCTGACCAACGGAGTCATCAACACAGCTTTCATGTTGCTCTTTAAAGATTCCATACGGTTGTTTGCTGCTTATAACGAAGGGGTCATCAACATGCTGG AGAAATACTttgacatgaagaagaaccagTGCAAAGAAGCTCTGGAGATCTACAAGACCTTCCTCAACAGGATGACCAAACTGTCCGAGTTTCTCAAAGTGGCTGAG GCTCCCAGCTCTCTCCTGGAGGCTCTGGAGCAGCATCTAGCTTCTCTGGAGGGCAGGAAGCTCAAGGACCTGTCCGCGGCCAGCAG ATCCAGCACCTTGTCCAGTGCagtgtcctctctctccagcacTGGGATCTCTCTCAGCCACATGGACGACAAGACAGAGGACAACAGACTGCAGCAACACAAG GAGGACGGTCATAAGGTGATCGAAATTCAGACGCCCAACGCGTCACCCAGCGGCCAGTCAGTGGGAAGTGCCAACAGCAGCGGAGGAGCCACAGATCTCTTCTCCAACTCCCCCATCGTACCCGTCAACAACCA TGTGCCAAATCTGACCAGTGAGCTGTTCACCCTGCAGCCAAACTTCACCCACATCCAgaccacacacactgtgcccAACAATAACAATGCCTGGGGAG GTGACCTGCTGAAGCCAAACCCGCCCACTCAGATACACAGCCCAGGAGCCCCATTGTACTCTGGGAAAATGCTGCCCAATGATTTGGATTCTTCATTAGCCAACCTCGTTGGTA aCCTGCAGTTTGGGGGGACGCCAGCGAAGAA gcCGGAGCTCCAGTGGAGTCAGCTGGTGGAGAAGAAGCCAACAGGAGGAAATAGCTGGCAGTCAAAGACAATGTGCACCAGCACTAACTGGACTCACACCACTCATCCCATGGCACCTGCACCCATGCCCGTCCCTCAGATG AATGGGATGATCTATACTGGCTAT gCTCCCGCACCAGTGGCTTTTCCTATGACGACACCCCAAGTGCCTGTGTATGGAATG CTCCCTCCTCAGATGAGTCATCAGATGGGGGGCGTTCCCATGATGCCCCCACAGCATGTCATGTACAACCAGCCGGTCCTGAGACCTACCAATCCCTTTGGACCCATCCCGGGGACAcag ATGCACTTCATGTAG
- the rbm14a gene encoding RNA-binding protein 14a isoform X1, with the protein MSDNVKLFVGNLPLDATHDELNKLFAPYGEINTCSLLRQYAFVTLKGEGAADRAIRHLDGKEYRGRPLVVEESRARPPNSTKVFVGNLSATCSADDLHGLFSTFGRVLDCDKVKARLCSNVGYAFVHMERKEEALVAIEALNGTMFKGRQLAVELSKAQPLINQLASGGNGANSAGGREGLLPRPPPSLEHHQSQAAVLAAAAAAAAGLPIQVQQSVHNSFYNTTSFDPTYAALKGITSAKGADGVIYGALASQVYGAVADQVYTDMANHNTVASAAVEEVEPQTGPDPTTLFEAARAKFFQEGQKVLAEQQAGRKAASSENERDRSPIRGNRAPLLPDPVPGSFAQIRPKRRALLPTPPGVPEDTASATTTPEGSDPVARSYTEYYQQMHQYQQYQQQYQQQYQYLQYAYTNPPPPPPPPPPASTQATSANPAPPGTYTAPPTYAAPGAYAPPGTYGASGNYDASSGSYDASAGYDASGGYGAYDSSGAYTAAGSYSASTPYEQTPAHGQPMPQRHDYPYHTPEPPYR; encoded by the exons ATGAGCGACAACGTGAAGTTGTTTGTGGGGAATCTTCCTTTAGATGCAACTCACGACGAGCTGAACAAGCTCTTCGCTCCGTATGGAGAGATCAACACCTGCTCCCTGCTCAGACAGTACGCCTTTGTGACTCTGAAGGGAGAAGGGGCAGCAGACAG GGCCATACGGCATCTCGATGGCAAAGAGTACAGAGGCAGACCCCTGGTGGTAGAGGAATCCCGTGCTCGTCCACCCAACTCCACAAAAGTGTTTGTAGGAAACCTCAGCGCAACATGTTCCGCAGACGACTTGCATGGGCTGTTCTCAACATTTGGAAGAGTTTTAGACTGTGATAAAGTCAAAG CAAGATTATGCTCAAATGTCGGCTATGCCTTTGTGCAtatggagaggaaggaggaggccCTTGTAGCTATCGAGGCACTTAACGGGACCATGTTCAAGGGCCGTCAGTTGGCCGTAGAGCTTTCCAAAGCCCAACCTTTGATCAACCAGCTCGCCTCAGGGGGAAATGGAGCCAATTCTGCTG GCGGCAGAGAAGGTCTTCTCCCCCGACCTCCTCCATCACTAGAACATCACCAGAGTCAAGCAGCTGTGctagcagcagctgctgcagctgctgcaggactaCCCATACAA GTTCAACAAAGTGTCCATAACTCATTCTACAACACCACATCCTTCGACCCCACTTATGCAGCTCTGAAGGGCATTACTAGTGCTAAAGGTGCAGATGGGGTGATTTACGGTGCTCTTGCCAGCCAGGTGTATGGTGCTGTTGCTGACCAGGTGTACACTGATATGGCCAATCACAATACCGTAGCCAGCGCTGCCGTTGAAGAAGTGGAGCCACAGACTGGACCAGATCCAACAACGCTTTTTGAGGCAGCAAGAGCCAAGTTCTTTCAGGAAGGACAGAAG GTTCTGGCAGAGCAGCAGGCGGGGAGAAAGGCAGCGTCTTCGGAAAATGAGCGGGATCGCAGCCCAATTAGAGGAAATCGAGCCCCCCTCCTCCCTGACCCCGTTCCGGGTTCCTTCGCTCAGATACGACCCAAACGACGTGCCCTGCTGCCGACACCACCTGGCGTACCAGAGGACACCGCATCTGCCACCACAACTCCCGAAGGGTCAGATCCTGTTGCTAG GTCTTACACAGAGTACTATCAGCAAATGCATCAATACCAACAGTACCAGCAACAATACCAGCAACAGTACCAGTACCTCCAGTATGCCTACAccaatcctcctcctcccccacctcctccgcctccaGCCAGCACACAGGCCACTTCTGCAAATCCTGCACCCCCAGGGACGTACACGGCACCCCCAACATATGCCGCACCGGGAGCCTACGCGCCGCCCGGTACATATGGCGCTTCGGGGAACTACGATGCCTCGTCAGGGAGCTACGACGCCTCGGCAGGCTATGACGCATCTGGAGGCTACGGAGCATATGATTCATCAGGAGCTTACACAGCAGCGGGAAGCTACTCCGCATCCACACCGTATGAGCAGACACCCGCACACGGGCAACCCATGCCCCAGCGCCATGATTACCCTTACCACACGCCAGAACCCCCTTATCGATAG
- the rbm14a gene encoding RNA-binding protein 14a isoform X2: protein MSDNVKLFVGNLPLDATHDELNKLFAPYGEINTCSLLRQYAFVTLKGEGAADRAIRHLDGKEYRGRPLVVEESRARPPNSTKVFVGNLSATCSADDLHGLFSTFGRVLDCDKVKARLCSNVGYAFVHMERKEEALVAIEALNGTMFKGRQLAVELSKAQPLINQLASGGNGANSAGGREGLLPRPPPSLEHHQSQAAVLAAAAAAAAGLPIQVQQSVHNSFYNTTSFDPTYAALKGITSAKGADGVIYGALASQVYGAVADQVYTDMANHNTVASAAVEEVEPQTGPDPTTLFEAARAKFFQEGQKVLAEQQAGRKAASSENERDRSPIRGNRAPLLPDPVPGSFAQIRPKRRALLPTPPGVPEDTASATTTPEGSDPVARSYTEYYQQMHQYQQYQQQYQQQYQYLQYAYTNPPPPPPPPPPASTQATSANPAPPGTYTAPPTYAAPGAYAPPGTYGASGNYDASSGSYDASAGYDASGGYGAYDSSGAYTAAGSYSASTP, encoded by the exons ATGAGCGACAACGTGAAGTTGTTTGTGGGGAATCTTCCTTTAGATGCAACTCACGACGAGCTGAACAAGCTCTTCGCTCCGTATGGAGAGATCAACACCTGCTCCCTGCTCAGACAGTACGCCTTTGTGACTCTGAAGGGAGAAGGGGCAGCAGACAG GGCCATACGGCATCTCGATGGCAAAGAGTACAGAGGCAGACCCCTGGTGGTAGAGGAATCCCGTGCTCGTCCACCCAACTCCACAAAAGTGTTTGTAGGAAACCTCAGCGCAACATGTTCCGCAGACGACTTGCATGGGCTGTTCTCAACATTTGGAAGAGTTTTAGACTGTGATAAAGTCAAAG CAAGATTATGCTCAAATGTCGGCTATGCCTTTGTGCAtatggagaggaaggaggaggccCTTGTAGCTATCGAGGCACTTAACGGGACCATGTTCAAGGGCCGTCAGTTGGCCGTAGAGCTTTCCAAAGCCCAACCTTTGATCAACCAGCTCGCCTCAGGGGGAAATGGAGCCAATTCTGCTG GCGGCAGAGAAGGTCTTCTCCCCCGACCTCCTCCATCACTAGAACATCACCAGAGTCAAGCAGCTGTGctagcagcagctgctgcagctgctgcaggactaCCCATACAA GTTCAACAAAGTGTCCATAACTCATTCTACAACACCACATCCTTCGACCCCACTTATGCAGCTCTGAAGGGCATTACTAGTGCTAAAGGTGCAGATGGGGTGATTTACGGTGCTCTTGCCAGCCAGGTGTATGGTGCTGTTGCTGACCAGGTGTACACTGATATGGCCAATCACAATACCGTAGCCAGCGCTGCCGTTGAAGAAGTGGAGCCACAGACTGGACCAGATCCAACAACGCTTTTTGAGGCAGCAAGAGCCAAGTTCTTTCAGGAAGGACAGAAG GTTCTGGCAGAGCAGCAGGCGGGGAGAAAGGCAGCGTCTTCGGAAAATGAGCGGGATCGCAGCCCAATTAGAGGAAATCGAGCCCCCCTCCTCCCTGACCCCGTTCCGGGTTCCTTCGCTCAGATACGACCCAAACGACGTGCCCTGCTGCCGACACCACCTGGCGTACCAGAGGACACCGCATCTGCCACCACAACTCCCGAAGGGTCAGATCCTGTTGCTAG GTCTTACACAGAGTACTATCAGCAAATGCATCAATACCAACAGTACCAGCAACAATACCAGCAACAGTACCAGTACCTCCAGTATGCCTACAccaatcctcctcctcccccacctcctccgcctccaGCCAGCACACAGGCCACTTCTGCAAATCCTGCACCCCCAGGGACGTACACGGCACCCCCAACATATGCCGCACCGGGAGCCTACGCGCCGCCCGGTACATATGGCGCTTCGGGGAACTACGATGCCTCGTCAGGGAGCTACGACGCCTCGGCAGGCTATGACGCATCTGGAGGCTACGGAGCATATGATTCATCAGGAGCTTACACAGCAGCGGGAAGCTACTCCGCATCCACACC CTAG